A stretch of the Dyella telluris genome encodes the following:
- a CDS encoding DUF6908 domain-containing protein, whose protein sequence is MTDHKVITAIEQLATQDRTFGRMTWAYEQFDLLMEGHRRNTRFKSQGMMDVLVEVISNHYGQPTYSIASYGESNGDLMRDPDIVLMELTINGTKVLFPLSFRNDWMGIHQETTDEDQGTLDLRLVHSILDFITETWFVQIHDQYKVAPFRETD, encoded by the coding sequence ATGACGGACCATAAAGTGATCACTGCCATCGAGCAGCTGGCCACACAAGACAGAACCTTTGGCCGTATGACCTGGGCCTATGAGCAGTTCGATCTGCTGATGGAAGGTCATCGCCGGAATACGCGGTTCAAGTCCCAGGGCATGATGGATGTGTTGGTCGAGGTCATCAGCAACCACTATGGCCAGCCCACGTACTCCATTGCCAGCTACGGCGAGTCCAATGGTGATCTGATGCGTGACCCGGATATTGTCCTGATGGAGCTGACCATCAATGGCACCAAAGTCCTGTTTCCTCTGTCCTTCCGGAACGACTGGATGGGCATTCACCAGGAGACCACGGACGAGGACCAGGGGACGCTTGACCTGCGCCTGGTGCATAGCATCCTCGATTTCATCACCGAGACCTGGTTCGTCCAGATCCACGACCAGTACAAGGTGGCCCCCTTCCGCGAAACCGACTAA
- a CDS encoding cell wall hydrolase translates to MSVTAYAEARGEGVEGMALVVESLLQRKQMTGQDACSIANRYYDGFKLMKRRPSPAKTDTENWIRASAVTALTVNGAINLGSCSGATHFYRKLPGRRAPYWAKPEHRVCKLGNHIAYRYVMRPAVQGQVAG, encoded by the coding sequence ATGTCCGTCACCGCATACGCTGAAGCTCGCGGTGAAGGTGTTGAAGGGATGGCCCTGGTGGTCGAATCCCTCCTCCAACGAAAGCAGATGACCGGGCAGGACGCCTGCTCCATCGCCAATCGCTACTACGACGGCTTCAAACTGATGAAGCGTCGCCCCTCTCCAGCCAAAACGGATACCGAGAACTGGATCCGTGCAAGCGCAGTCACCGCGCTCACCGTCAATGGCGCCATCAACCTGGGCAGCTGCTCGGGCGCAACCCACTTCTATCGCAAGCTTCCAGGTCGCCGGGCACCCTACTGGGCCAAGCCGGAGCATCGCGTGTGCAAGTTGGGCAACCACATCGCCTATCGCTACGTCATGCGCCCCGCTGTGCAAGGTCAGGTTGCAGGGTGA
- a CDS encoding DEAD/DEAH box helicase, translating into MNVKIAMNAVVAKLITDDRELKLAVSDLLSYNVAGAEHSQSFQTGGWSGRSTLFSYGTSTFPAGLVSMVYTWLKQKGYNPQLIRKPAPEPLGKPEPIVNEFGKSEAYDYQYEAVRQLIRHRAIIAQVATGGGKSNIASIAVGWIKRPTLFLTTRKVLMHQMKRTFQKSLKWRARNGEPEMAGVKVGVMGDSEFNPRKHINVGMVQTIMAKLTSDDPKVVAQMKAILAMFEFVILEEAHESSGGGYYEIMGNCTNAHYRLALTATPFMREDEEANMRLMACSGPIAIHITEKMLIDRGVLARPEFKFITPPQSQKVRRNSDWQRSYNYGIVNNEARNGIIIAESTRAARNSLSVMILVQRQEHGNNLEAQLKEAGVRARFIFGKSEQDERDEALASLMSGELQVLIGSTILDVGVDVPAVGMVILAGGGKAEVALRQRIGRGLRKKPAGMPNVAYIIDFMDAINKHLVGHAAQRRQIIESTPGFAENILPSGRDFSFTYKLK; encoded by the coding sequence ATGAACGTCAAGATCGCAATGAATGCGGTCGTCGCCAAGCTGATCACGGATGATCGCGAACTGAAGCTGGCTGTATCCGACCTCCTCTCCTACAACGTCGCGGGCGCTGAGCACTCTCAGTCGTTCCAGACGGGCGGTTGGTCGGGTCGTTCCACTCTCTTCAGCTATGGCACTTCGACCTTCCCTGCTGGCCTGGTCAGCATGGTCTACACCTGGCTGAAGCAGAAGGGCTACAACCCGCAGCTCATCCGGAAGCCTGCCCCTGAACCTCTGGGCAAGCCCGAACCCATCGTCAACGAGTTCGGCAAGTCCGAGGCATACGACTACCAGTACGAGGCTGTCCGGCAGCTCATCCGTCACCGCGCCATCATCGCCCAGGTCGCAACGGGCGGTGGTAAGTCGAACATCGCCTCCATCGCGGTGGGCTGGATCAAGCGCCCGACCCTCTTCCTGACGACGCGCAAGGTGCTCATGCACCAGATGAAGCGCACGTTCCAGAAGTCGCTGAAGTGGCGCGCTCGCAACGGTGAGCCCGAGATGGCCGGCGTGAAGGTCGGTGTCATGGGCGACAGCGAGTTCAACCCTCGCAAGCACATCAACGTCGGCATGGTGCAGACCATCATGGCCAAGCTGACGTCGGACGACCCGAAGGTGGTCGCCCAGATGAAGGCAATCCTCGCCATGTTCGAATTCGTGATCCTCGAAGAGGCCCACGAGTCCAGCGGTGGCGGCTACTACGAGATCATGGGCAACTGCACCAACGCCCACTATCGCCTGGCGCTGACGGCTACCCCGTTCATGCGTGAGGACGAAGAAGCGAACATGCGCTTGATGGCGTGTTCGGGACCGATCGCCATCCACATCACGGAGAAGATGCTGATCGACCGTGGCGTGCTTGCCCGGCCCGAGTTCAAGTTCATCACGCCTCCGCAGAGCCAGAAGGTCCGTCGCAACAGCGACTGGCAGCGCTCCTACAACTACGGGATCGTCAACAACGAGGCTCGCAACGGGATCATCATCGCGGAATCGACGCGAGCTGCCCGTAACAGCCTGTCCGTGATGATTCTGGTGCAGCGCCAGGAGCACGGCAACAACCTGGAAGCCCAGCTCAAGGAAGCCGGTGTCCGCGCCCGCTTCATCTTCGGTAAGTCCGAGCAGGACGAGCGCGACGAAGCCCTCGCCTCCCTGATGTCCGGTGAGCTTCAGGTGCTGATCGGCTCGACCATCCTCGACGTGGGTGTGGACGTGCCGGCAGTGGGCATGGTGATCCTCGCAGGCGGTGGCAAGGCGGAAGTCGCCCTTCGTCAGCGCATCGGTCGAGGACTGCGAAAGAAGCCTGCTGGCATGCCGAACGTCGCCTACATCATCGACTTCATGGATGCCATCAACAAACACCTGGTCGGTCATGCCGCCCAGCGTCGTCAGATCATCGAATCCACCCCTGGATTCGCGGAAAACATCCTGCCTTCTGGCAGGGACTTCAGCTTTACCTACAAACTCAAGTGA
- a CDS encoding helix-turn-helix domain-containing protein, with amino-acid sequence MTEEAPTPRNSKADQEAVADALVDQLHNTIRTQIARRKIRVADIARNYGCSQVYIFNLLKNKENVSLRVLGKLALAMGLQVTLAFAPIEGWEDRDNDIPGTSGRDLDSIDLDNEIQELLRNFA; translated from the coding sequence ATGACGGAAGAAGCCCCTACCCCGCGAAACAGCAAAGCCGATCAGGAGGCAGTAGCTGACGCCCTGGTCGATCAGCTGCACAACACGATTCGCACCCAGATCGCTCGACGCAAGATCCGAGTAGCCGACATCGCAAGAAATTATGGCTGCTCACAGGTCTATATCTTCAACCTGTTGAAGAACAAGGAAAACGTATCCCTGCGCGTCTTGGGCAAGCTCGCCCTGGCGATGGGACTGCAGGTGACGCTCGCCTTTGCACCCATCGAAGGCTGGGAAGACCGCGACAACGACATCCCCGGCACGTCGGGCCGAGACCTCGACTCCATCGACCTGGACAACGAGATCCAGGAACTGCTCAGGAACTTCGCATGA
- a CDS encoding dihydrofolate reductase — protein MITHITIVVAVDRKMGIGKDNALPWPRLSNDMKRFRAITQEIGTVVMGKNTALSLGKPLDGRINYVLSRTNPELPEGFIVVESVDELDELHQGPIAVIGGAQVYDEFLPVADELKITWVHEEFDCDTRLHLAPEFLERFHMTEQDHRPPNPGSTIQLTFESYRYATSPNAEGEFVDMGPLSGDPVELLKSWAA, from the coding sequence ATGATCACGCACATCACCATCGTCGTCGCCGTAGATCGCAAGATGGGCATCGGGAAGGACAACGCCCTGCCCTGGCCCCGTCTGTCCAACGACATGAAGCGATTCCGGGCTATCACGCAGGAGATCGGCACGGTCGTCATGGGCAAGAACACTGCCCTGTCGCTGGGCAAGCCTCTGGACGGTCGCATCAACTACGTCCTCTCGCGCACGAACCCCGAGCTGCCCGAGGGCTTCATCGTGGTCGAGTCGGTGGACGAGCTGGACGAGCTGCACCAGGGTCCGATTGCAGTGATCGGCGGCGCTCAGGTCTATGACGAGTTCTTGCCCGTTGCGGACGAGCTGAAGATCACCTGGGTCCACGAGGAGTTCGACTGCGACACACGCCTGCACCTAGCTCCCGAGTTCCTGGAGCGCTTCCACATGACGGAGCAGGATCACCGGCCACCGAATCCGGGTTCGACGATCCAGCTGACCTTCGAGAGCTACCGCTACGCCACCTCCCCCAATGCTGAGGGCGAGTTCGTGGATATGGGACCGCTCTCCGGAGATCCGGTCGAGTTGCTCAAGTCCTGGGCAGCATAG